The Arvicola amphibius unplaced genomic scaffold, mArvAmp1.2, whole genome shotgun sequence region TACAATTGGCATCAAAAGTTTTACATGTTACATGGCACACATGCAAAAGTGCTATAGGGCACACTGACTCAGAGGCAAGTCTTTCTCCTGGCCCAGTGTCCTCTCCTAGTTGGTACTCTGCCACATTACATGGTGAATGGATTAAATAATTTTCCTTACAGGTATTATGTGCTACATCTGAAGTCCAAGGAAGGCTGGCAAGTGCTGTAGCAATTTCGTGATGGCATGGGTGCAGGATCCAATATACTGTCTTTACTTTTCAGAAAGTGGAGACAGAACAAAAAGTGTTGAATGGGTGAGAACATCCCTTAGTAGGCAGGTTGCTGAATATGTGAGTTCTTCAAAACGTGTTATATTGGGGAATTCAGaacatgaaatttttttatttccaacatGATGGTGAGCAGTCACAGTGTTCATCTTTAAGTTTCATGTTTCTTCAGTTCTTGGACCTATCTTGATTcaagttttctttctaaaacatatCTACTCTCCTTTACTTAATCACTACAGGCTTATTGGCCTGTTAATTTCAAGTTCCCTTGGCACTTgaggaaccccacagaagaggtgGAGTAAGAATTCAGGGGCAttaaggacaccaggaaaacacagtccacagaatcaattaagtggggctcataggggttcacagagactgaagcagcaatcactgAGCCTGAGTGGGTCAGAGCTAGATCCTTTGGAAATATGTTATGTTtattagcttggtgttttgtaggactcctaatagtgggagtgtaggagggtgtctctgactctttcagttcatatcctcctactgggttgccttgcccaaccttgaTACAAGGGTTTATGCCtagttttattgtgtttcttACCCTGTGTTCAGTTGTTATTCCCTAGaggctttctcttttctgaaaggacTCAGAGGAGGAGTAtttgagggagaggagagatTATGGGGGGactggaggagctggggaggggaactgtggtctGGATAAATTGtatgacaataataaaaaaatttaaactctgACCTCAGTGTCGACTGAGTCTTTTCTTTGGGGATCAGAGGTATTGAGCCACTGATGCATTAGAACTTGAGGTAGGCAGGACTTCAAGACAGTTGGAATAGAGGTATGATCTGATTGGTCACATCTCTAATCTCTCTGAGATTCCCTTAACCAACCAACTGAATCTCTCAACAAATAGTCCTCTCCCATAGGTagaactgaacacagagaagtttctctgtgaCTCAATTCCCATTTTCCCCTGAGTCTGGCTGCATTttcctgactcaaaataaaaaaagactatcTTAACTGAAGAAGCTTCTGCGTTCTTCTGTGAAGAAGTTCTGTGTGGGATGTGGTAAAGCAGATTTGACCAGCACCACAGCCAAGGTGAGTAATCAAGGCTCACAATTgggcttccctctcttccccaatACCAAAAGGTAGAGGTCAAAAAAAGACCTGGTTATTGGGTTTAAGAAGAGCCCAGAAATTCTGCCTGAGCCCTAAAACAAGAGTGATGCTCAAAGGAACCACTGAAGTCCTGTCTAtaataaaatgtacttaaaaatataaatatttctactTGGGATCATACAAACATGGTCTCCAGACTCCTCCAGtgaatttttcattcattcatcaaagTGACtaaatttttagtgtgtgtgtgtgtgtgtgtgtgtgtgtgtgtgtgtgtgtgtgtgtgtgtgtgtgtgtaaaattatgTATTGGTCAAAGTTCCGAAGATAAACAGAACTGGAGCAGGAACAAGAAATTGGCTCTTGCAGTTGTGAGTACTTAGGTATGACTTATTCAGGGCAGGCTGGAGACccaaagaagagttaatataCACTCTGAATCTTAATGCCTTTTGGAACAGAATCCATTTTTAGGAAGACCTCAGTTTACCCTTTCTTCAGATTAAATGAAGCCATACAAAGAATAGAGAGTGATGgtctttcttcaaagtttaaaaattcaaaagttaattgttcacataaaaaaaatatacatagaaatatcTAGAACACTGGTTGATCAAAAACTGGGGCTATAATTCAGCCAAGTAAGCCCAGAGAATTAACCAACATGTGTACCACACACTGTGGAAAGACTTCCAGTTTTGGTAACCAGTCAAACTGGCTGATATCAGAAactgctgtgtgagtgtgtggcaATTTTATAGGCATGAATTagtaactgaaagaaaaatacttaggAATTAGTACAGATAAAAAATTGAAACAAGGAAATCATAAGGAAGTAAATTCAGAGGAATAAAATGAACTGTAAAGAGATGAGAAAGTAAAAAGTTTGATTGATTTATTGACTTATTGGATTTCAAGAACAGTAGATTTGCAATCACCAAATGCCAGAGTTCAAACTACAAACAATCTGGTTTATGCCAAAGACTGGAGACAAGGGGGAGATAATGAGGCTGGGATCTAATGCAATCTATGAAGtaagacaggaaaggggaaagggagaggattTGATGCCCAACAGCACTACAATTGAGTATTTCTTTCAACTCAATAGGCATTGATTCTGTAAATAATGGTAGCACTGTTGAATTAATTTTTCACTCAAAGTTTAGACTCCTAACATGCCCTATATATACCCAGGAGAATGACTGAAACCCAAAAACTTTTGTCTAAtctctccattttaaaataaaaatgttaaaattactcTCACATACTTAAACCTGTGAGCTGTTGTTATTTCAACAATGGAAGACATATGCAGTTGAGGTTATCTGACCTATTCCAATCCCAGAGGTTTGTACACAAAGGTCAATGCTGTACTCCAACTAAAGCACTGATGATAATAAAACTCAGTTTGCCAGAAGAGGACCAATTTAAAGGTGGTAACATATGAGGACCTGTTGGTTGAGACAACTTGAGAAATCTGTAAGGAAAGTTagagggaaagagaggtgggggaaggagccAAGGGAAAGAGCAGGACCAGAAGTTTccataaaacaaaagtaacaaaaaataagATTATGAACAATTTCCTCTGGGTTTAATGATGAAAAGGAGAGCACAGACGGAAGGTGAAATGAGTTAAGGAAATGAGATGTCCAACAAACCTAAAGCTGGGGACATTCCCTGAAGGTGCACTATAATGCTGTATTTATCTGTTGGTAACCACACTGGGCTTCCTAAAAtagaacacagacaaaatatttgagactCTAGTTGGCATGATAGCCATCATCTTCCAGAAAATTAGCCAAACTTTTCTTAGAGATTTCTTCTCTGTGCAATTAACTATAAATCTTACATATTATGTCCATGCCAAGGGTTCAAAGCATGATTTCTTCAGATAGGGCTTCAGTTCCCTTTTCTTCAAAACTTACCATCAGTTCTACTATCTGATGGCTGGAGGAACACAGCTTGTCTTTTAcctgtttttgtctcttttgtaTAAAACTTGATTATCATTTGGTTATtgattcatttaaataaatgttgactgTGACTTTACTCTATACCAGGAGCTGCACTAGGTAAGAGTTATCTGTTAACAGACAAAACCTTATGATTGACCCATCCATGGAATTTGTAATCTagtaaaagagacagaaaatcagCAAGGACAGAAGTAATCATGACATGTAAATATCAATCCAGTGACATACAGGGGGGGGGAAAGCATGTGTCATGTGAGAATAATGAAGGAGGGGGTTATAGGTCAAGGCATCATTGAGGCAAGCATCATCCAAAGGGCTCTTTGATAAAATGATGTTTACTACCTAAAGGAATGAGGATCCCAGCCATGTGAAAGTCAAAGGAATAATATAGGCAGAGCATgaaatctccaaaataaataatactatcTGCTTGGCTGAAGACTCCTGAACAGGACAAATCTACCATGCATGGAATTGAGAGTTAGGGAATGTGCTTCATCGCAGGACTACCCAATGCTTATGCTACCAGACTGCACACGGGCCACTGAAAGATGTTTAAAGGAAGAGTACCATGGGCAAGACACACCCCTGAACATCGGTTACCATCTATAATTCAGGAAGAGCAGTCCCCAAAGTCTACATTTCACAATAGCTGTGGGGATCCAATGAGCCACAACTATTGAAAGCCTTGAGAATTGCAATGTGTTGGTAACACAATAATCACAGAAGCAATGATTGTAGTATTTTCTACTACAGACCACTGTTCAAACACTTCTGTCATCAGACAGGCCACAGGAGACAGTTTTGGTTTTGAAATCAGATGTATAAGGATTTAAACTCCAGGACAACAATACATGGGCTGCCCATCCGATGAAGGCCACTTACAGCTCTCCACCCTTGGGTTTCTCTTCTGTACAATGAGTGAGGAAATGTGGCCTTTTCAGAAAGTTTCTTGATTCTGTGTATGAATAAATTCAGTctaaaatgttaaatatgaatCATAAAAGTTTTTGCATATGTCAAAAATGTTTCATAGAAAAGCCAAAGACAACATAAACAGATGAGCATTGGGAAAACTCAGTTAAAAAGTGCAAAACTGTGGGGGAAACACAGCAATTTCTCATGCAATTAAACTCTTTGAGAGTTCGTTGAACTCTATAAAAGTAAACTTCCTTTGCTCCATATGCCTGGATTAGTTTTCATTATCTCTTACCAAATAGGACTTCTCACTTCTGTCTAGGCATGGAGATATAACATGTCCTCAATTTGTACAAAAAGTAGATAATGGTATGACCAGTAAGCATTTGGAATTTAGACCACCAGCTGGACCAGGTATCAGCATTAGAGATAAGAAGCTTTTCAACAATTTATATAGAGTTCATAACTCCAACTGCCCAACCCTGTGATTTAAAAGCCAGATCTTCAAAAGTACCTATAGTTTTCTTGAACATATGAGAAAATTATAGGAAAGGTATACTATGATGCTGATTATAATATAACACATAGAGTCTGCATTGATGTTATCATCAATATCATCCTTATACCTAGAAGTAGATGGTGAACTAATGAAACCTGGGTCTAAACTTTCGACTCAACACTACCTCACTATCTCCTCTCATCCTAGACATGTTCAGTGTTTGTCAAGATTAAAGATATCACATCTCCCTGAAACCATGCTCCCTTCCCAGCCCTTCATCAACATCTCCTTCTTCCAGCCACAGTCTTTCCTCATGACTGGCATCCCAGGACTAGAGGCTGCCCACGGCTGGATCTCCATCCCCTTCTCCTCCATGTACACTGTGGCACTCACTGGAAactgcctcatcctcctggcTGTGAAGAGGACCCACAGCCTACACCAGCCCATGTACTACTTCCTGTCCATGCTGGCCCTAAGTGATGTGGGCCTCAGTTTGTCCACACTGCCTTCCACCCTGGCTGTGCTCTGGTTTGACTACCGTTTCATTGAGTTTCATGCCTGTCTGATCCAGATGTTCTTTCTGCATTTCTTCTCTGTGGTAGAGTCTTCAGTGCTCTTGGCCATGTCGTTTGACCGCTTTGTGGCTATCTCCAACCCACTGCGCTATGCATCCATCCTCACTAATAATGTCATCATCAGGATTGGTGTGGCCATTACAACCCGAGCTACTCTGTCCCTCTTACCATTGCCTTTCTTGTTGAAGCGACTGAACTACTGCCCTGGCAAGATtctcctctctcactctttctgcttccatgcTGATGTCATGAAGCTGGCCTGTGCTGACATTACTGTCAACATCCTATATGGACTCTATGTGGTTCTGTCCACAGTGGGTATAGATTCCTTGCTTATTGTTATGTCTTATTCCTTGATTCTTCACACAGTGATGGGTCTAGCCTCCCCCAGGGAGCGTGTCCGTGCCCTCAACACTTGTGTTTCCCatatcttggctgtcctggtctTCTATATTCCAGTGGTAGGTGTGTCCATGATCCATCGTTTTGGGAGGCACCTGCCCCACATTGTTCATGCCCTTGTTGCCTACGTGTACCTTGTGGTGCCTCCTGTGCTCAACCCCATCATCTACAGTGTCAAGTCCAAGCCCATCAGAGGGGCCATGTTCAGAGTGTTAAGTGGGAAGGGCCGAGGCTAATATATTTAAGCCATCTCACAATTGGGCAACATAAAGGACAGCCATAGTAAGCACTGGAAGTCTCTAGCTATGCTGAGTTGGGAGAAGACCACCTGCTTTATAACTGTTACAAAGCCGCTCATTGTTTACATTGTAAAGATGCAATGATGAGGATTAAAGGCTGATAAATACATGAAACATTTTCTattctaattccccttcccagggagatccttgCACTCACCTTACATCCTCCTTCTCACGTAGCCTTTCTGGTCTGTGGACCCGTAGCATGATTAACTTttcctttacagctaatatccactcatAAGTGTGTGCTTACTCTGTCTTTTTGGATCTCAGTTAGCTCACTCAGGATGAGTTTTTCTAggtcatccatttgcctgccaaCTTCATGATGTCTTTCCAGTAGCTACCAGTATGAGCTACAGATAGGAGGTGTGCTGGGTACATGTGCCAGACTGGAGGAAACTAGCAACTTTTCTGAAATCTAGGGCACTAACTCTGTCTCCATAAGAGAAACTTACTGGGCAGTGTAACTAACCATTCATCAAGCATTGCCTATGAGTGACACTGAAGGGACTGCAAATAGAAAGCAGACTCGCAATGGGATTGAATGGAGGCATGCACCTGGGTTCCAGCGCTTGAGAGCTGAACGCAAGAGAAtcatcagttcaaggtcatcctagctacatagtgactttgaggccaccctggaaatgtgagattctgtctcaaaaaaagcaccaaagtgaaaacacacacactcatacacaaatgtCCTCCAACccttcacacaaacacatgtgtgcacatgcacatacacagacacacaaacttaTCATATGTCCAAACAAAGCATACATGGAAATACATACTAAAGCCCTGGAAGAATAAATaccaatgtttttttaaattcttttgagtAACAGATTGAATCTTTTTACtatgctttaatttcttttacattttcagaatgtctgtgat contains the following coding sequences:
- the LOC119805734 gene encoding olfactory receptor 51I2-like codes for the protein MLPSQPFINISFFQPQSFLMTGIPGLEAAHGWISIPFSSMYTVALTGNCLILLAVKRTHSLHQPMYYFLSMLALSDVGLSLSTLPSTLAVLWFDYRFIEFHACLIQMFFLHFFSVVESSVLLAMSFDRFVAISNPLRYASILTNNVIIRIGVAITTRATLSLLPLPFLLKRLNYCPGKILLSHSFCFHADVMKLACADITVNILYGLYVVLSTVGIDSLLIVMSYSLILHTVMGLASPRERVRALNTCVSHILAVLVFYIPVVGVSMIHRFGRHLPHIVHALVAYVYLVVPPVLNPIIYSVKSKPIRGAMFRVLSGKGRG